The DNA segment ACTCGACCCGCTCGAAGGCCTCGCGCGAGCGCCGCAGCGAGATCTCCGCGCCGGCGCCGCCGTCGGTGTAGTCGAAGACGGCGCGCGGCACCGTCCGGCGGGCCAGCTCGCGCAGGTCACCGATCGTCGCCGCCCGCGCCAGCCGGCGGTCGGTGGCGTCGCCCGGCACCCGGCGGGGCCGGACCAGCTCGGAGAACTCCGACCAGCGAGGGACCCGGCGCTCGACCACGCCCCGACCCTGCCCCAGTCAGTACTGCTCGTCCAGGTAGAGCAGCGCGTAGGCGGCCAGCCAGTGCTCGACCATGTAGTCGCTGCCGCTGACATGGGGCAGCGCCGCCGCGGCGTGCTCGCCGGCGGCGGCCAGCAGCCGGTCGGCGGAGGCCGGCAGCGCCCGGGCCAGCCGGCGCAGGCACCAGGCCCGCGACAGGTTCAGCCCGTGCAGGTGGGCGGTCTGCCCGTCGCTGACGTCGGCGACCACCGCCGGGGTGAACCGCGGGTCCGGCAGGAACCGGGTCAGCCAGGGTCCGGGGTCGGGCAGCACCGCCGTCATCAGCACCGCCTCGACCAGCGACGGGGAGAGGAAGTCCGAGCCCGACGGCTCCCAGCGCACCGGCGCGTCGACGTCCCCGCCGAACCAGCGCAGCGCGGCGTCGGTGAGCACGTCGGCGCTGCCCGCCCGGCGGGCAGCCGGTAGGGCCATCAGCAGGCCGAAGGCGCTGTTGGGGTGCAGCCCGGAGCGCACCGGGTAGGTGGCCGCGGGCAGCCAGCGGGCGAACGCGCCGAGGAAGTGGTCGGCCAGCGGCTGGAGCACGGCGGCCCACCGGCGGACGTCGTCCGGGGCGTCCGGCGCCGCGGCCCAGGAGGCCGCCTCCTCGACCAGGGTCAGCGCCCACGCCCAGCCGTAGGGCCGCTCCCAGCCCGGCTGCGCGACGGCGAAGGCCACCTCCGCCGCGATCGCCTCGGGGGTCCAGTGCTCGTCCAGCACCGCCCGGACCGCCGCGGCGGGCACCGCGGCGGGGGCCACTCGCAGCAGCCGGAGCAGCACCCAGTGCATCTCCACCGCGGAGTGCCAGTCGTAGCTGCCGTAGAACGCCGGGTGCCGGTCCCGCGGCCGCACCGGGGCGTCCCCCGGCCCGGTGTAGTGCACGTACAACCCGTTGGGGAACTCCTCGCGCACCGTCCGCAGCGCGGTGGCGGCGAGCTCCGGCGCGGCGGCGAGCAGTTCCGGGGTCACGGCAGCCGGGTGGCCTGCACGGTCAGCGGCTCGGCGTGCGGGGCGCGCCCGTTGGACGACGCCTGACCGGCCGGCAGCGCGGCGACCGCGGAGCTGTTCTGCGGGGTCGGCAACCACCGCCCCCACCAGCGCAGCACGTGCTCCAGCCGGGCCTGCCGGTGCTTCGGCCGGCCGGAGCGGGACAGCTCGTGGCCCTCCCCCGGGAACAGCAGCAGCTCGGTCGGGACGCCGCGGCGCTTGAGCTCGACGAACAGCCGGGTGCCCTGCTCCAGCGGGCAGCGCCAGTCCTCCTCCGAGTGGATCACCATCGTCGGCGTGGTGATCCGGTGCGCCGAGGCCATCGGCGACTGGGCGGCGACCCGCTCCGGGTCGGTGCCCACGTACTCGTCGGGGAAGAAGAACCCGATGTCGGAGGAGCCGACGAAGCTCACCGGGTCGTTGAAGGCCCGCTCGCTGATCGCGGCGACGAACCGGTCGGTGCGGCCGACCAGCAGCGTCGTCATGAACCCGCCGTAGGAGCCGCCCATGATGCCGACCCGGGAGGAGTCCAGGGTCGGGTCCTCGAGCGCGGCGTCCAGGAACGCGACGACGTCGTCCGCGTCGAGCTCGCCCATGTGCTCCTTGATGACCCGCCCGTGCGCCTCGCCGTAGCCGGAGGAGCCGCGCGGGTTGCACTGCAGCACCGCGTACCCGGCCTCGACGTAGGCCTGGGTCTCGTCGAACAGCGTCCAGCCGTACTGGGCGAACGGGCCGCCGTGCACGGTGAGCAGCACCGGGTGCGGCCCCGGGCCCGGCGGGGTGGTGACCCAGCCGTGCACCGGGTAGCCGTCGGGTGCGGTCGCCGTCGTCTCGCGCATCCGGTGCAGCCGGCCGGTGGCCTGCAGCGGGGCGCCGAACCCGGTGATCAGCCGGCGCCGGCCCGGGGTGACGGCGATCAGCTCGCCGGCGGACCGGTCGTGCGCCACGGTGGCGACGACGACGCCGCCGCCCACCGCGATCCCGCGCACGGTGTAGTGCCCGTCGACCAGCGCCTCGGGCGCACCGCCGGACAACGGGACCCGCAGCAGCTCGACCGCGCCGCGGCGCTGGACGCCGAAGAACGCCGCCCCGCCCGCGACCACCGTCGCCGGGGTCTCGTCGCCGCGGTCGTGCTCCTCGGGGTCCAGCAGCGGCTCGACCTCCCCGCCGGCGGCGGGCACCCGGCACAGCGTGGTGTTCCGGCCGACGAAGTCCCGACCCAGCGGGCCGAGGTCGGGCTGCGCGGTGAGGTAGATGGTGCTGCCGTCGGGGTCGTCGGGGTCGTAGGCCGGGTGGGCGACCGCCGACCGGGACGCGGTCACCTTCCGCAGCCCGGTGCCGTCCGGGCGCACGGTGTAGACGTCGCTGACCCGGTCGGTGTCCGCGCCCTCGTGCCGGGCGGAGACGAAGGCCAGCTCGGCGCCGCTCGGGCTCCAGGTGACGTCGGTGTCGTCGACGTCCCCGCCGGTGACCTGGAACGGTGTCGGCGGCGCGACGCCGTCGTCCTCGGTCTCGGCCGGCAGGTCCACCACGAAGACGTGGCTGCGCCGGTCGTTGGTGAAGCCGACCCCGTCGGCGCGGTACGTCAGCGTGGTGATCAGCCGCGGCGCCTCGGCCGCGGGCGGCACGTCCTCGTCGGTGCCGTAGCGCCCGGCCTCGGGGACCCGCGCGGTGTAGGCCAGCCGGCGGGAGTCCGGCGACCAGACCGGCGTCCCGGCGCCCAGGTGGTGGTCGGTGAGCGCACGCGCCACTCCCCCGGCCGTCGCCAGCACGTGCAGCTGCGGCTTGCCCTTCGGCTCGGCCGAGAGGTAGGCCAGCCAGCGTCCGTCCGGCGAGTACACCGGCTCGGTGTCGCGGTGCCCGTGGGTCAGCGGGCGGGCCGGCTCCGACCCGTCCGTGGGCACGGTCCACAGCTGGCTGCGGTACTCGTCGGCGTCCAGGTCCAGCCGGGTGACGGCGACGACGGCGGTCGCGCCGTCGGGGGACACCGTCGGCACACCCGGGACGCGCAGCAGGGAGAGGTCGGTCGGCCGCATGACCGGCACGCTAGCCCAGAGATGATGAGCACCGCTAACGGTGAGGCCCTAGGGTGCCGCACATGACGCGACGCGTGTTCTCCGGCGGCAGGGTCCTCGACGGCACGGGCGCCCCGGCCGCACCGGCCGACGTGCTGGTCGAGGACGGCCGGATCGTCGACGTCGGCCCCGGGCTGGACGGCGACGAGGTCGTCGACTGCACCGGTGCGACCGTGCTGCCCGGCCTCTTCGACTGCCACGTGCACGTGATGATGAGCGGCGTCGACACCCTGCGGCAGCTGCAGACGCCGTTCGGCTACGGCTACTACGAGGCGCTGCACAACCTGCGGCGCACCCTGGCGCAGGGCATCACCTCGGTCCGCGACGCCGGCGGTGCCGACCTGGGCGTCGCCGAGGCGGTGCGCAGCGGGTTGATCGCCGGCCCGCGGATGCAGATCGCGATCAGCATGCTGTCCCAGACCGGCGGCCACGGCGACGGCTGGCACGTCTGCGGCGCCGACCTGCCGATCTTCGCCCCGCACCCCGGTCGGCCGGCGACCGTCGTCGACGGCCCCGACGAGATGCGGCGCACCGTCCGCCAGCTGCTCCGGGCCGGCGCCGACGTGATCAAGGTGGCCACCAGCGGCGGCGTCCTCTCCGCCCGGGACGACCCGCGGCACCCGCACTTCCGCGCCGCCGAGCTCGACGTCCTGGTCGAGGAGGCCGAGGCGGCCGGCGTGCACGTCATGTCCCACGCCCAGGGTGCCGGCGGGATCAAGGCCGCGGTGCGCGCCGGGATCCGGTCGATCGAGCACGGCATCTTCCTCGACGACGAGGCGATCGAGCTGATGCTGCAGCGCGGCACCTGGCTCGTGCCGACCCTGGCCGCACCCCGCGCGGTGCTGGCCGCGGTGGCCGCCGGCGCCTCGCTGCCGCAGTCGGTGATCGACAAGGCGCGCAACGTGCAGGCGGCCCACGACGAGTCGGTCGGCCGGGCGATCGCGGCGGGCGTGAAGGTCGCCATGGGCACCGACAGCGGTGTCGGGCCGCACGGGGACAACCTCGTCGAGCTGGGCCTGATGGCCGACTGCGGGATGCGCCCGGAGCAGGCCTGGCACGCCACCACCCTGTCGGCGGCGGAGCTGCTCGGGGTGGCCGATCAGCTGGGCAGCCTCGAGCCCGGCAAGCGGGCCGACGTCGTCGTCCTCGAGGGCGACGCCACCGACCTCACCGGCCTGTCCGGCCGGGTCCGCGAGGTGTGGCGGGACGGCGAGCTGGTGGCCACCGGCGGCGCGACGGTCGAGGCGGGCACCGTCCCGCCGCGCTGAGCCGACCGGTCAGGCGGCCGAGGTGGCGGGGTCCTCGGCCTGGGCCGGGTCCTGGCCCCGGCTGAGGAACCGCGCGTACAGGACGGCGGCCAGCACCGCACCGAGCACCGGACCCAGGACGTAGGCCCACGCGCCGTCGAACTCCCCGGCGACGATCATCGGGCCGAGGGCGCGGGCCGGGTTCACCGCGCCGCCGGACAGCGGACCGGCCACCAGCACGCAGACGGCCAGGGTGAACCCGACGGCCAGACCGGCAGCGCCCTTCGCCACCCGGCTGTCGGTCGCCACCGAGACGATGACCAGCACCAGGAAGAAGGTCACCACCGCCTCGATGACGAACACGGTCAGCGTGCTGACCCCGCCACCGGGCAGGGTCGCGGCCAGCGAGGCCTGGTCCCGCGCGGCGTCCCCGTAGGTGAGCCACACGGTGAGGCTGGCCAGCACGGCGCCGCCGAGCTGGGCCAGCAGGTAGGCCGGCACGTACCGCCACGGGAAGGCGCCGGTGGCCGCCAGCGCCACGGTGACCGCGGGGTTGAGGTGCGCGCCGGACACGTGGCCGAGCGCGTTGACCAGCGCCACCAGGGCCAGGCCGAAGGCGAGCGCGATGGCCAGCGAGTCGGCTGTCCCGCCCGCGATCGGCTGGTCGAGCAGTGCCGCGACGGCGACCGAGGTGCCGGCGAGGACGAGCAGGTAGGTGCCGATCAGCTCGGCGACGGCGACGCGCGGGACGTTCTGGGTGGTGCTGCTGCCGTAGAGGCCGGACATCGAGTGGTTCTCTTCTCCCCGTCGAACGGCCGCCGGTGCTGAGCAGCCCCCACCAGTCTCAGCGACCTGCGGTGAGCCCGCTGGCCGAGCGGAGGACGCCCGCGTCAGGTACGGCGGGGTTCGTCGGCCTCGGTGGCCGCGGCCGTGCGCCCGCTGTCGTCGGTCTGCACCTGCTGCTCACCGCCCGCCACCTGCGGCCGCTCGTCGTCGTCCGGCGTCTGCCCGCGGGTCTTGAGCAGGCTGGCGACCGTGGCGACGACCAGGACGCCGAGGATGACGCTGAGCGAGAGCCAGATCGGGATCTCCGGCACCGCCTCGATCGGCTCGCCGCCGTTGATGAACGGCAGCTCGTTGGTGTGCAGCGCCTCCATGATCAGCTTCACGCCGATGAAGGCCAGGATCACCGCGAGGCCGATCGAGAGGTAGACCAGCCGCTTGAGCAGCCCACCGAGCAGGAAGTAGAGCTGGCGCAGGCCCATCAGCGCGAAGATGTTCGCGGTGAAGACGATGAACGGCTCCTTGGTGAGGCCGAAGATCGCCGGGATGCTGTCCAGCGCGAAGAGCAGGTCGGTGGTGCCGAGCGCGAGGAACACCACGATCATCGGCGTCCAGTACTTCTTGCCGCCCTCGGTGACCCGGATCTTGCTCTCGTGGAAGTCCTTGGTGATCGGCAGGACCTTGCGCATCCGCCGGATGAGCGCGTTCTCCTCGTAGTCCTCGTCCTCGTCGCGGTTCCGGACCAGGTTGATCGCGGTGTACACGAGGAAGGCGCCGAAGATGTAGAAGACCCAGGTGAAGCGCTCGATCACCGCGGCGCCCAGCAGGATGAAGACCCCGCGCAGCACCAGCGCGATGATGATCCCGACCATCAGGACCTCTTGCTGCAGCTTCCGGGGCACCTGGAAGCGGGCCATGATGATCACGAACACGAAGAGGTTGTCGACCGACAGCGAGTACTCGGTCAGCCAGCCGGCGTAGAACTCGGTCGCGAACTGGCCGTTGGTCACCGCCAGCACGACCACCCCGAAGGCGAGCGCCAGGGCGACGTAGAAGACGACCCAGGCGGTCGCCTCCTTCACCGACGGCTCGTGCGGACGACGGACGACGAGGGCGAGATCGGCGAGCAGGAGGACCGTGAGCCCCACGAACGTCGCGACCTCGAACCAGACGGGGAGCTCCACGGGACCCGACTCTACGGGTCACCTCCCGGGTGTACCGGCCAACGATCTCGCGCCCCCGGCACGGCCCGGCAGAGCTCCGGCTGTGCGCTGGTCCAACCCCTGCTGAGCGGCTGCTCAGCCGCCTGCGGGCTGCTCCACCGACTCGGGGGTCGGCGCCGCGAGCGCCCTCCCGAGGGTGCGGACCGTGCCGCGCAGCCGCTGCGCCTCGGCGTCCCCCACCTGCTGCAGGAGGGCGCCCAGCACGCGGATCTGCAGCCCTTCGGCCTGGTCCAGCACCACCCGGCCGGCCTCGGTCAGGTGCACCAGGGAGGCCTCCCCCGCACCGGCCGGGGACGCCGGGTGCCGGTGCCGGCCGAGGAGGCCGCGGCGCACCAGCTGGTCCACGGTCGCCGGCCCGGCCTCGTCGACCTGACCGGTCCGCCGGGCGACGGCGCGGGGGTGCTCGGCACCCTCCGCGACCGCGGCCAGCGCCTGCAGCTCGCCGGGCCGGACGCCGGAGACGTCGTCCAGCCGGCGGGCCAGCCCGTCGACCACCCGGCCGAGCACGGTGAGGTCGTCGAGCAGGCCGAGCACGTCGGTCAGCCCGTCGACCGGGTGGACCGGGGACCGCTCGGCGACCTCGGCGCGGGCCGCGAGCAACGCCACGCCGGTCACCTGCCGGCCGCCGGGCGGACCTGCTCGTCGACCGGGTCGGCGTCGTCGTCCGTGCCGGTGTAGGTGTCCGAGTTCGTGCCCGTGCCGGCAGCCGTGCCGGCCTCCACCGGGCGGGCGGCGTCCCGGGCCTGACGGCGCTCGCGCACCTTCCGGTCGTGCCGGAGGCTGGTCAGCGTCGTCACCACCAGGGTCACCAGGATGACCGCCAGCGACAGCCAGGTCGGGATCTCCGGGATGACGGTGATGTGCTCGCCGCCGTTGACCCAGGACAGCTCGTTGGTGTGCAGCGCGTGGATGACGAGCTTGGCGCCGATGAAGGCGAGGATCACCGCGAGGCCGTAGGCGAGGTAGACCAGCCGGTCGAGCAGCCCGTCGATGAGGAAGAACAGCTGCCGGAGACCCAGCAGGGAGAACGCGTTGGCGGCGAAGACCAGGTAGGTGTCCTGGGTGAGGCCGAAGATCGCCGGGATCGAGTCGACGGCGAAGATGATGTCGGCGGTGCCGATGGCGATCAGCGCGATGGCCAGCGGGGTGATGTACCGCTTGCCCTGCAGCTTCACCGTCATCTTGTCGTCGTGGTGCTCCTCGGTCGTCGGGACGACCTTGCGCACCAGCCGCAGGACGGCGTTCTCCTGGTACTCCTCCTCGCCGCCGTGGCCACCGCTGCGGGCCTGCACCCAGGCGGTGTAGATGAGGATGGCGCCGAAGAGGTAGAAGACCCAGCTGAAGTTCTCGATGGCCGCGGCGCCGACCAGGATGAAGATCGTGCGCAGCACCAGGGCGAAGGTGATGCCGAAGAGCAGCACCTTCTGCTGGGCGATCCTCGGCACGCCGAAGCTGGCCATGATGAGGACGAAGACGAAGAGGTTGTCCACCGAGAGGCTCTTCTCGGTGATGTAGCCGGCGAAGTACTCACCGCCCGGGGTTGCGCCGCCGAACCACAGCACCAGCAGCCCGAAGACGACGGCGATGCCGATGTAGACCGCCGACCAGGTGGCCGCCTCGCGCAGCGAGGGTGCGTGCGGGGTCCGGACGTGGCCGACGAAGTCGAAGACCAGCATCCCGACGATCGCGGCGATCGTGATCGCCCAGATCCAGAAGGGGACGTCCATGCGTGTGTTCCTCCGGTGCTACTGGCGGGTGCGTCAGTGCCCGGAGGTCTCTCCCACCGACCTGGTCAGGTCGGCCGGCAGCGCCGGAGGTCATGGGACCTCGTGTTGACGACGGTGCCGCGGCGGGATACTCCCCTCCACGTCGAACCGCTCCTGCCCAGGCGTCATCGCCGGACCTGACGCGGTTCGTCATGAGGGTGAACGCTCAACCGGTGGTGCGGGTTCCCAGCGGACGCACATTTCGCCTGACCGGTCCGGCAGCCCGCAGCGGTGTGCGCGCAGGCCGGGTTCCCGGGGTCGGGACCCGGCCTGGGCGCGCACCGTCAGCTCACGGCGGCCGCCGGCTCAGGCGTGGGCGGCGTCGAACTGGCGCAGCTCGCGCTTGAGCTCGTTCAGCTCGTCGCGCAGGCGGGCGGCGACCTCGAACTGCAGCTCGCGGGCGGCCGCCAGCATCTGCTCGTTCATGTTGGTGATCATGTCGGCGAGCTCGTTGCGCGGCAGGCCCTGCACGTCGATCGAGCCGGCCTTGGCCTTGCTCTTCGACGACAGCCCCGGCACCGGCGACTTGCCCCGCGACTGCTGCCGGCCCGACCCGCCCAGCAGCTCGGTCGAGGCCTCGGCGTCCTCCGCGGCCTTGTAGATGCCGTCGAGGATGTCGACGATCTTCTTCCGCAGCGGCGTCGGGTCGATGCCGTGCTCGGTGTTGTAGGCCATCTGCTTCTCGCGCCGGCGGCTGGTCTCGTCGATCGCCTGCGCCATCGACGGGGTGATCTTGTCGGCGTACATGTGCACCTGCCCGGACACGTTGCGCGCGGCGCGGCCGATCGTCTGGATCAGCGACGTCCCGGAGCGGAGGAAGCCCTCCTTGTCCGCGTCGAGGATCGCCACCAGCGACACCTCGGGCAGGTCGAGCCCCTCGCGCAGCAGGTTGATGCCGACGAGCACGTCGTACTCGCCCTGGCGCAGCTCGCGCAGCAGCTCCACCCGGCGCAGCGTGTCGACCTCGGAGTGCAGGTAGCGGACCTTGATGCCGAGCTCGAGCAGGTAGTCGGTGAGGTCCTCGGACATCTTCTTGGTCAGCGTGGTGACCAGGACCCGCTCGTCCTTCTCGGTGCGCAGCCGGATCTCGTGCACCAGGTCGTCGATCTGGCCCTTGGTCGGCTTGACCACCACCTCGGGGTCGATCAGCCCGGTGGGGCGGATGACCTGCTCCACCACGTCACCCTGGACCCGACCGAGCTCGTAGTGCCCCGGCGTGGCCGACAGGTAGACCGTCTGGTGGATCCGGTCGGTGAACTCCTCCCACTTCAGCGGCCGGTTGTCCATCGCCGAGGGCAGCCGGAAGCCGTGCTCGACGAGGGTGCGCTTGCGGCTCATGTCGCCCTCGTACATGCCGCCGATCTGCGGCACCGTCACGTGCGACTCGTCGATGACGAGCAGGAAGTCGTCGGGGAAGTAGTCGATGAGGCAGGCACCGGCCGACCCGGGCGCGCGGCCGTCGATGTGCCGGGAGTAGTTCTCGATCCCGGAGCAGAACCCGACCTGGCGCATCATCTCGATGTCGTAGGTGGTGCGCATGCGCAGCCGCTGGGACTCCAGCAGCTTGCCCTGCTTGTCCAGCTCGGCGAGCCGCTGCTCCAGCTCGGCCTCGATGGTCTGGATCGCCCGCTCCATCCGCTCCGGGCCGGCGACGTAGTGGGTGGCCGGGAAGACGAACAGCTCGTCGACCTCGCGCACGACCTCGCCGGTGAGGGGGTGCAGGTAGTACAGCCGCTCGATCTCGTCGCCGAACATCTCGATCCGGCAGGCGAGCTCCTCGTAGACCGGGAACACCTCGATCGTGTCGCCGCGGACCCGGAACGTGCCGCGGGTGAACGACAGGTCGTTGCGGGTGTACTGCTCGGTGACCAGGGTGCGCAGCAGCTCGTCGCGCTCGCGCTGCTCGCCGACCTTCACCTTGAGCGCGCGCTCCACGTACTCCTGCGGCGTGCCCAGGCCGTAGATGCAGGAGACGGTCGAGACGACGATCACGTCGCGCCGGGTGAGCAGGCTGTTGGTCGCCGAGTGCCGGAGCCGCTCGACCTCCTCGTTGATCGAGGAGTCCTTCTCGATGTAGGTGTCCGTCTGCGGGACGTAGGCCTCGGGCTGGTAGTAGTCGTAGTAGGAGACGAAGTACTCGACGGCGGCGTCGGGCATCAGCTCCTTGAACTCGTTGGCCAGCTGGGCGGCGAGGGTCTTGTTCGGGGCCATGACCAGCGTCGGGCGCTGCACCTGCTCGATCAGCCAGGCGGTGGTCGCCGACTTGCCGGTGCCGGTGGCACCCAGCAGCACGGTGTCCGTCTCCCCCGCGTTGACCCGCTCGGCGAGGGCCTTGATCGCCGTCGGCTGGTCACCGGAGGGCTCGAACTCGCTGACGACCTGGAACCGCCCGCGGGTGGGCCGGATGTCGGTGGAGGTGGACACGCCGTCGACGGTACGACGGGGGTGCGACAGAACGGGAGCTCCCGTCGTCCCGCGGTGCTGGCGGACGACGGAGTGCAGGTCAGCGGGCCGTTCGACCGGGGCTGGCACACTCCGGGCACGTGCTGCCCGCACGAGCGGCCCCGCACACGTGTCCTGGGTCATGCCAGGTGTGCGGAGGCCCGACTGCGGGCATCCGACAGCGAACCCCCCGGTTCAGCTGCCACGACCCATGCCCCGCGCCTGCGCCGGGGCGCTCAGCAGGAGGACGACCTTCCCCATGACCACCCAGGTGTGGCCCGGTTCCGCTTACCCCCTCGGCGCGACCTACGACGGCACCGGCACCAACTTCGCGATCTTCAGCGAGGTGGCCGAGAAGGTCGAGCTGTGCCTCTTCGACGAGGCCGGCAACGAGACGCGCATCCGCCTCCCGGAGATGGACGCCTACGTCTGGCACGCCTTCCTCCCCGGCATCCAGCCCGGGCAGCGCTACGGCTTCCGGGTGCACGGCCCGCACGACCCCGCGCAGGGCCTGCGGTGCAACCCGGCCAAGCTGCTCCTCGACCCGTACGCCAAGGCCATCGACGGCCAGATCGACTGGGACGAGTCGGTCTTCGGCTACCGCTTCGAGAACGGCGAGAAGAACGACGACGACTCCGCGGCGCACATGCCGAAGTCCGTCGTCATCAACCCGTACTTCGACTGGGGCGTGGACCGCCCGCCGAAGACGCCGTACAACAAGACGGTCATCTACGAGGCCCACGTCAAGGGGCTGACGATGACCCACCCGCGGGTGCCGGAGGCGCTGCGCGGCACCTACGCCGGCGTCGCGCACCCCGCGGTCATCGAGCACCTGCAGAGCCTGGGGATCACCGCCATCGAGCTGATGCCGGTGCACCAGTTCGTGCAGGACGACACCCTGCAGCAGAAGGGCCTGCGCAACTACTGGGGCTACAACACGATCGGCTTCTTCGCTCCGCACAACGAGTACGCGCAGGACACCGACGGCCAGCAGGTCCAGGAGTTCAAGGGCATGGTCCGCGCCCTGCACGAGGCGGGCATCGAGGTCATCCTCGACGTGGTCTACAACCACACCGCCGAGGGCAACCACATGGGCCCGACGCTGTCGTTCCGCGGCATCGACAACCAGGCCTACTACCGCCTGGTCGAGGACGACAAGCAGTACTACATGGACACCACCGGCACCGGGAACTCGCTGAACGTGGCGACCCCGCAGTCGCTGCAGCTGATCATGGACTCGCTGCGTTACTGGGTGACCGAGATGCACGTCGACGGCTTCCGCTTCGACCTCGCCTCGTCGCTGGCCCGCCAGTTCCACGAGGTCGACCGGCTGTCGGCGTTCTTCGACCTGTGCCACCAGGACCCGATCGTCAGCCAGGTCAAGCTGATCGCCGAGCCCTGGGACATCGGTGACGGCGGCTACCAGGTCGGCAACTTCCCGGCGCTGTGGACGGAGTGGAACGGCAAGTACCGGGACACGGTCCGGGACTTCTGGCGGGGCGAGGACGCCACCATCGGCGAGTTCGCCAGCCGCATCTCCGGCTCCGCCGACCTGTACCAGCACTCCGGCCGGCGCCCGGTGGCGAGCATCAACTTCGTCACCGCGCACGACGGCTTCACCCTCAACGACCTGGTCTCCTACAACGAGAAGCACAACGAGGCCAACGGCGAGGACAACAACGACGGCGAGAGCCACAACCGCAGCTGGAACTGCGGCGTCGAGGGGCCGACCGACGACCCGGAGATCCTGGCGCTGCGGGCGCAGCAGCGGCGCAACTTCATCGCCTCGCTGATGCTCAGCCAGGGCGTGCCGATGCTGCTGCACGGCGACGAGCTCGGGCGCACCCAGGGCGGCAACAACAACGGCTACTGCCAGGACGACGAGATCACCTGGATCGACTGGGAGAACGTCGACGAGGGCCTGCTGGAGTTCACCAAGCTGGTCACCAAGCTGCGCACCGACCACCCGACCTTCCGGCGCCGGCGGTTCTTCCACGGCCGCCCGGTGCGCCGCGAGGAGGGCGACCCGGTGCAGGACATCGCCTGGCTGACCCCGGCGGGCGAGGTCATGGACGACGACGACTGGGACGTCGGCTTCGCCAAGTCGCTGGCCATGTACCTCAACGGCCACGGCATCCGGGAGACCGACGAGCGCGGCGAGGACGTGGTCGACGACTGCTTCTACCTCGCGTTCAACGCCTCCCACGAGCCGATCGACTTCACCCTGCCCAGCACCG comes from the Modestobacter italicus genome and includes:
- the uvrB gene encoding excinuclease ABC subunit UvrB, giving the protein MSTSTDIRPTRGRFQVVSEFEPSGDQPTAIKALAERVNAGETDTVLLGATGTGKSATTAWLIEQVQRPTLVMAPNKTLAAQLANEFKELMPDAAVEYFVSYYDYYQPEAYVPQTDTYIEKDSSINEEVERLRHSATNSLLTRRDVIVVSTVSCIYGLGTPQEYVERALKVKVGEQRERDELLRTLVTEQYTRNDLSFTRGTFRVRGDTIEVFPVYEELACRIEMFGDEIERLYYLHPLTGEVVREVDELFVFPATHYVAGPERMERAIQTIEAELEQRLAELDKQGKLLESQRLRMRTTYDIEMMRQVGFCSGIENYSRHIDGRAPGSAGACLIDYFPDDFLLVIDESHVTVPQIGGMYEGDMSRKRTLVEHGFRLPSAMDNRPLKWEEFTDRIHQTVYLSATPGHYELGRVQGDVVEQVIRPTGLIDPEVVVKPTKGQIDDLVHEIRLRTEKDERVLVTTLTKKMSEDLTDYLLELGIKVRYLHSEVDTLRRVELLRELRQGEYDVLVGINLLREGLDLPEVSLVAILDADKEGFLRSGTSLIQTIGRAARNVSGQVHMYADKITPSMAQAIDETSRRREKQMAYNTEHGIDPTPLRKKIVDILDGIYKAAEDAEASTELLGGSGRQQSRGKSPVPGLSSKSKAKAGSIDVQGLPRNELADMITNMNEQMLAAARELQFEVAARLRDELNELKRELRQFDAAHA
- the glgX gene encoding glycogen debranching protein GlgX, translated to MTTQVWPGSAYPLGATYDGTGTNFAIFSEVAEKVELCLFDEAGNETRIRLPEMDAYVWHAFLPGIQPGQRYGFRVHGPHDPAQGLRCNPAKLLLDPYAKAIDGQIDWDESVFGYRFENGEKNDDDSAAHMPKSVVINPYFDWGVDRPPKTPYNKTVIYEAHVKGLTMTHPRVPEALRGTYAGVAHPAVIEHLQSLGITAIELMPVHQFVQDDTLQQKGLRNYWGYNTIGFFAPHNEYAQDTDGQQVQEFKGMVRALHEAGIEVILDVVYNHTAEGNHMGPTLSFRGIDNQAYYRLVEDDKQYYMDTTGTGNSLNVATPQSLQLIMDSLRYWVTEMHVDGFRFDLASSLARQFHEVDRLSAFFDLCHQDPIVSQVKLIAEPWDIGDGGYQVGNFPALWTEWNGKYRDTVRDFWRGEDATIGEFASRISGSADLYQHSGRRPVASINFVTAHDGFTLNDLVSYNEKHNEANGEDNNDGESHNRSWNCGVEGPTDDPEILALRAQQRRNFIASLMLSQGVPMLLHGDELGRTQGGNNNGYCQDDEITWIDWENVDEGLLEFTKLVTKLRTDHPTFRRRRFFHGRPVRREEGDPVQDIAWLTPAGEVMDDDDWDVGFAKSLAMYLNGHGIRETDERGEDVVDDCFYLAFNASHEPIDFTLPSTDYAEGWTVVVNTAELADVEPVQVKAGETLTIAARATVVLQAAA